One window of the Caminibacter pacificus genome contains the following:
- a CDS encoding peptidoglycan-binding domain-containing protein has translation MNKKVLLGMTLAGAFVLSGCANKTEVAPTNTTATQTAQTTQNTQTTQETQPKVIVKKVIETKIVKEEVNNPYPPNAQPGHCYAKVVIPPKYKTETKRVLVKEAGEKIKIVPAQFKPATEQVLVREEAYRVLPSEPVYKTVTKKVLVKPETKKYVVVPAKYKTVTEKVLVEPAHTVWKKGEALNGSKVTDIMCYVKVPAKYKTITKRVLVEPAHVKEVTVPAVYKTIKVKVVDRNATCKKQIIPAKKANIRVYELAQEPKVLKETIPAQYRTITERVKVENSKLVWQPIVCKTNLTRDLVIKLQKALKEKGYYKGPIDGIYGRLTTEAVNAYQKDNNLASGALTLETLKKLGIEYKN, from the coding sequence ATGAACAAAAAAGTACTGCTCGGTATGACACTTGCAGGTGCATTCGTTCTTAGCGGATGTGCAAACAAAACTGAAGTAGCGCCAACGAACACAACAGCTACTCAAACTGCTCAAACGACACAAAACACTCAAACGACTCAAGAGACTCAACCAAAAGTTATCGTAAAAAAAGTTATTGAGACTAAAATCGTAAAAGAAGAAGTAAACAACCCATATCCTCCAAACGCACAACCTGGACATTGTTATGCGAAAGTGGTAATTCCACCGAAATACAAAACTGAAACAAAAAGAGTTTTAGTAAAAGAAGCTGGTGAAAAAATCAAAATCGTTCCGGCACAATTCAAACCTGCAACCGAGCAAGTACTAGTAAGAGAAGAAGCTTATAGAGTTCTTCCGTCAGAACCTGTATATAAAACTGTAACAAAAAAAGTACTTGTAAAACCTGAAACTAAAAAATACGTAGTAGTTCCTGCTAAATACAAAACTGTTACTGAAAAAGTACTTGTAGAGCCTGCTCACACTGTATGGAAAAAAGGTGAAGCTCTTAACGGTTCTAAAGTAACTGACATTATGTGTTACGTAAAAGTTCCTGCTAAATATAAAACTATTACAAAAAGAGTTCTTGTAGAACCTGCTCACGTAAAAGAAGTAACTGTTCCTGCGGTTTACAAAACTATCAAAGTTAAAGTAGTAGATAGAAACGCTACTTGCAAAAAACAAATCATTCCTGCTAAAAAAGCAAACATCAGAGTATATGAACTTGCTCAAGAGCCAAAAGTTCTTAAAGAAACTATCCCTGCTCAATACAGAACAATTACTGAAAGAGTTAAAGTTGAAAACTCTAAACTTGTATGGCAACCAATCGTATGTAAAACAAACCTTACAAGAGATTTAGTAATTAAACTACAAAAAGCTCTTAAAGAAAAAGGTTACTACAAAGGTCCTATCGACGGAATTTACGGAAGATTAACTACTGAAGCGGTTAATGCTTATCAAAAAGACAACAACCTTGCAAGCGGTGCTCTAACTCTTGAAACACTTAAAAAATTAGGCATCGAATATAAAAACTAA
- a CDS encoding class I SAM-dependent rRNA methyltransferase: MKIYINKSAYEKLKKRFLWIYQNEITKAPECDAGSVVDVYYKDTYVATAFYNSLSKISARIISFEKTHLDKNFFKKRIEKAIKKRELIKNTNSLRLIHSEADFLPGLIVDKYGDNLVVSFTTAGMDNFKGIIIEILIELLNPKGIYEKGDKIREKEGLEVINQTLYGSVDDEFVIVENDKKFFTSLKEGQKTGFFLDQRKNRKIVGEFGNEKTLDLFANAGGFGIYANAKFTKFVEISALACSQIEKNCTLNNLKNYQIIKADVFKFLENEKEKYDLIIIDPPAFAKTKSARKGAIKGWKYLIVNSLKLLEEGGFLALFSCSHSITSKDLLDLALSSAVIEKCDLEVIEFLKQDIDHPYLLNVPNSLYLTGVLLRRV, translated from the coding sequence ATGAAAATTTATATCAATAAAAGCGCGTATGAAAAGTTAAAAAAAAGATTTTTATGGATATACCAAAACGAAATTACGAAAGCTCCCGAGTGTGACGCCGGAAGCGTCGTAGATGTGTATTATAAAGATACTTACGTAGCAACCGCTTTTTATAATTCTCTAAGCAAAATAAGCGCAAGAATCATAAGTTTTGAAAAAACTCATCTTGATAAAAACTTTTTTAAAAAAAGAATAGAAAAAGCGATAAAAAAAAGAGAGCTTATAAAAAACACCAACTCCTTAAGACTTATTCACTCAGAAGCCGATTTTTTACCGGGACTTATAGTCGATAAATACGGAGATAATTTGGTAGTTAGTTTTACGACTGCCGGGATGGATAATTTCAAAGGAATAATTATCGAAATTTTAATAGAGCTTTTAAACCCGAAAGGCATATATGAAAAAGGCGATAAAATAAGAGAAAAAGAGGGGCTTGAAGTTATAAACCAAACTCTTTACGGCAGTGTGGATGATGAATTTGTAATAGTGGAAAACGATAAAAAGTTTTTTACTTCACTAAAAGAAGGACAAAAAACCGGATTTTTTTTAGACCAGAGAAAAAATAGAAAAATAGTAGGAGAATTCGGAAACGAAAAAACTCTTGATTTATTCGCAAATGCTGGGGGATTCGGAATCTATGCGAATGCGAAATTTACCAAATTCGTAGAAATCTCAGCCCTTGCTTGCTCTCAAATAGAAAAAAACTGCACTCTTAACAATCTAAAAAATTATCAAATCATAAAAGCGGACGTATTTAAATTTTTGGAGAATGAAAAAGAAAAATACGACCTTATAATTATAGACCCTCCGGCTTTTGCCAAAACCAAAAGCGCAAGAAAAGGAGCGATTAAAGGCTGGAAATATTTAATTGTTAACTCCTTAAAACTTCTTGAAGAGGGAGGGTTTTTGGCATTATTCAGCTGTTCGCACTCCATTACTTCAAAAGACCTTTTGGATTTGGCTTTAAGCAGTGCCGTAATTGAAAAATGCGACTTGGAAGTAATCGAATTTTTAAAACAAGACATTGACCACCCGTATTTGCTAAACGTACCGAATTCTTTGTATTTAACAGGCGTACTTTTAAGGAGAGTTTAA
- a CDS encoding GGDEF domain-containing phosphodiesterase: MDVSILNQITKYGFILKQGSKVYANKRVIELLGLKKRNILNDLNKIEEIKEFLNSKKSVFKEIVTIKTKIETKHINFYIKKTIDGFILLADDFTKYIREKHITDIVIYMNDVLAKSKNENELYEKFIKAVIKKAKFNACFVMKKQKNALIPVAWGNDTDGLDCIKDVTIPLDEQTPLLKTPVAKAFLDGNIYFNDDTRINPDVEPLREEMLKRNYLSSVGIPIFKGKKVEAVICICKDEVDFFKGYKKLIEYISKALSKTLENLEEIKFKNVLLNAINKGHEWVVITDKKGKVVFVNETVEKITGYKKSELIGKNPKIFKSGLHDEIFYKELWETIKKGRIFESIIINKKKDGSIFYLLDKIVPVGDYYISLGKDITNEKKYFHLIEELKFKDPITGLYNKEGFFKHARDYLKKFKYESHIVLVVDVYNFNVINHKYGITEGDEVLKQLGKKLRTVFFERDLIYKFHTVNITLGRFNGDEFAIFLEKADEECIPKILNKLYEVFSGTYKVKNEKIKLDYNAGISVYPKDACDIEDLLNNASIALINAKKEGPNIVKLYSKEYSKEIYKFNDILNLIKTSLEKNRFELFFQPIVDAEKENIVAAEGLLRIREKSKIITPGVFIDVLENSNYSLNVSMKMLDNIENILKNTKNVKLSYNLCEKQFRNTQAIDKLINIGKKFPYRLQIELIERVLINEKLYSQKVLEKLKDNGILIAIDDFGTGYSSLSYIRELPVDIIKIDISFIRKMMQNHKDMAIVKTIINLAKELDIKTVAEGVEDESQVAILKALGCDYIQGFYYYKPMPKEEFLKLL; this comes from the coding sequence GTGGACGTCTCAATATTAAATCAAATCACCAAGTACGGTTTTATATTAAAACAAGGTTCGAAAGTTTACGCAAATAAAAGAGTGATAGAATTATTAGGGTTGAAAAAAAGAAATATTTTAAACGATTTGAATAAAATAGAAGAGATAAAAGAGTTTTTAAATTCAAAAAAAAGCGTTTTTAAAGAAATCGTGACAATAAAAACCAAAATCGAAACTAAACATATAAATTTTTATATTAAAAAAACAATTGACGGATTCATACTTTTAGCGGATGATTTTACGAAATATATTAGAGAAAAACATATTACCGATATCGTTATTTATATGAACGATGTTTTGGCAAAGTCTAAGAATGAAAACGAACTTTACGAGAAATTTATCAAAGCCGTAATTAAAAAAGCCAAATTTAACGCCTGTTTTGTTATGAAAAAGCAAAAAAACGCTCTTATCCCTGTAGCTTGGGGTAACGATACTGACGGACTTGATTGTATAAAAGACGTAACAATACCACTTGATGAGCAGACTCCTCTTTTAAAAACTCCGGTAGCAAAAGCTTTTTTAGACGGAAATATCTATTTTAACGACGATACGAGAATAAACCCGGATGTAGAACCTTTAAGAGAAGAGATGTTAAAAAGAAATTATTTAAGTTCTGTAGGTATTCCTATATTTAAAGGAAAAAAGGTAGAAGCAGTTATCTGTATTTGTAAAGATGAAGTCGATTTTTTCAAAGGGTATAAAAAACTTATCGAGTACATCTCAAAAGCTCTTTCGAAAACTCTTGAGAACCTGGAAGAGATAAAATTTAAAAACGTTTTGTTAAATGCAATTAACAAAGGACATGAGTGGGTTGTTATAACCGATAAAAAGGGGAAAGTAGTTTTTGTAAACGAAACGGTGGAGAAAATCACCGGTTATAAAAAATCGGAGCTTATAGGGAAAAATCCTAAAATTTTCAAAAGCGGACTTCATGACGAAATTTTTTATAAAGAGTTATGGGAAACTATAAAAAAAGGAAGAATTTTCGAAAGTATTATTATAAATAAGAAAAAGGACGGCTCTATTTTTTATCTGCTTGATAAAATAGTTCCTGTAGGGGATTATTATATTTCTCTTGGAAAAGATATTACAAATGAAAAAAAATATTTTCATTTGATTGAAGAGCTTAAATTCAAAGACCCGATTACGGGACTTTATAATAAAGAAGGATTTTTCAAACACGCCAGAGATTATCTCAAAAAATTCAAATACGAATCGCATATCGTTTTGGTAGTAGACGTTTATAATTTTAATGTTATCAATCACAAATACGGTATTACAGAAGGTGATGAGGTATTAAAACAGCTCGGTAAAAAATTAAGAACCGTATTTTTCGAAAGGGATTTGATATATAAATTTCATACGGTTAATATTACGCTTGGAAGATTCAACGGGGACGAATTCGCTATATTTTTGGAAAAAGCGGATGAAGAGTGTATTCCTAAGATTTTGAATAAACTCTATGAAGTTTTCAGTGGTACGTATAAAGTTAAAAATGAAAAAATAAAACTCGATTATAACGCCGGAATTTCGGTTTATCCAAAAGACGCTTGCGATATTGAAGATTTGTTAAACAATGCTTCTATCGCTTTAATAAACGCAAAAAAAGAGGGGCCTAATATCGTAAAACTTTATTCAAAAGAGTACAGTAAAGAGATTTATAAATTCAATGATATTCTGAACTTAATAAAAACTTCTCTTGAAAAAAATAGATTCGAACTTTTCTTTCAGCCTATAGTCGATGCCGAAAAAGAAAATATAGTTGCGGCGGAGGGGCTTTTGAGAATAAGAGAAAAATCTAAAATCATTACTCCCGGAGTTTTTATAGACGTACTTGAAAATAGCAATTATTCTTTAAATGTTTCAATGAAAATGCTTGATAACATCGAAAATATTCTAAAAAATACGAAAAACGTTAAACTCTCTTACAATCTTTGCGAAAAACAATTCAGAAACACTCAAGCGATAGACAAACTGATAAATATCGGTAAAAAATTTCCTTATAGACTTCAAATCGAGCTTATCGAAAGAGTACTTATAAACGAAAAATTATATTCTCAAAAAGTTTTAGAAAAGCTAAAAGACAACGGAATATTAATCGCAATTGACGATTTCGGTACCGGATATTCTTCGCTAAGCTATATAAGAGAACTTCCGGTGGATATAATTAAAATCGATATCAGTTTTATTCGAAAAATGATGCAAAACCATAAAGATATGGCGATTGTGAAAACGATTATCAACCTCGCAAAAGAGCTTGATATCAAAACGGTTGCCGAGGGAGTGGAAGACGAATCGCAAGTTGCTATTTTAAAGGCCCTGGGTTGTGATTATATTCAAGGATTTTATTATTACAAACCTATGCCGAAAGAGGAGTTTTTAAAACTTCTCTAA
- a CDS encoding SixA phosphatase family protein has translation MKILFIRHSLAVDRDEFRGHDFERPLNEKGKKRAKKFFEKVKKIYPDIDYIITSTALRAKQTAEILKNFYPQAVYEETPLLLPGAGLEELKKVLKNEGVIAIVGHEPDLSNFIKEIMYAPNLKIKLQKPSLAELEEGVLKSLLQYKQLKALDEKNHS, from the coding sequence ATGAAAATTTTATTTATAAGACATTCGCTTGCAGTGGATAGGGACGAATTTAGGGGGCACGATTTTGAGAGACCTTTGAACGAAAAAGGAAAAAAAAGAGCCAAAAAATTTTTTGAAAAAGTAAAAAAAATCTATCCGGATATCGATTATATAATCACCTCAACGGCACTTAGAGCAAAACAAACCGCAGAAATTTTAAAAAACTTTTATCCTCAAGCTGTGTATGAGGAGACGCCTCTTTTGCTGCCGGGAGCAGGTTTGGAGGAGCTAAAAAAAGTATTGAAAAATGAGGGAGTAATAGCGATAGTCGGGCATGAGCCGGATTTGAGTAACTTCATAAAAGAGATAATGTATGCTCCGAATCTTAAAATAAAACTCCAAAAGCCTTCGTTAGCCGAGCTTGAAGAGGGTGTTTTAAAATCGCTATTACAATACAAACAATTAAAGGCTCTTGATGAAAAAAATCATTCTTAA
- a CDS encoding ComEC/Rec2 family competence protein, with protein sequence MINQYKKEGKNYQILKLKNNSLTFYTTSRENLKNLLNEKVKLTIITSKVSFFEYLFTFYAPSFNIKLLSADKIDLFIEKQHSSSVMKNLFKALFLGESIDFSTRQKLSSLGVSHLFALSGLHLGFISFVLYFVFSPLYKIFQKKFPYRNRFFDLGILVLAVEFVYLYFTSFPPSLIRAYVLEVLIFIFAMRFKELFSLNILFFTILFSFLIFFSKIFSIGFLLSFLGVFYIYLFFKHVKFSFFSSVFLSFYMFLVMFVWSHYFFGNFNYFQFLSPLVNIIFSFFYPLEIFLHLIGFGGVFDDFILKYLSLGSEFYEVKISFVWVVIFGIMSLLAFFSKYLFYGINLLAFFIVILAI encoded by the coding sequence GTGATTAATCAATATAAGAAAGAGGGCAAAAATTATCAAATTTTAAAACTAAAAAACAATAGTCTCACTTTTTATACGACTTCAAGAGAAAATCTAAAAAATCTACTCAATGAAAAAGTGAAATTAACCATAATAACTTCAAAAGTTTCATTTTTCGAATATCTTTTTACTTTTTATGCTCCGAGTTTTAATATAAAATTGCTTTCGGCAGATAAAATCGATCTTTTTATAGAAAAACAGCACTCTTCAAGTGTTATGAAAAATCTATTTAAAGCGTTGTTTTTAGGAGAGTCTATTGATTTTTCGACAAGACAAAAGCTATCAAGCTTAGGAGTTTCTCACCTTTTTGCATTAAGCGGATTACATTTAGGGTTTATTAGTTTTGTGTTGTATTTTGTTTTTTCGCCTTTATATAAAATTTTTCAAAAAAAATTTCCTTATCGAAACAGATTTTTTGATTTGGGGATTTTGGTTTTGGCGGTGGAATTTGTCTATCTTTATTTTACCTCTTTTCCGCCGTCGCTTATTCGAGCGTATGTTTTGGAAGTGCTGATTTTTATTTTTGCGATGCGTTTTAAGGAGCTGTTTTCTTTAAATATCTTATTTTTTACGATATTGTTTTCTTTTTTAATCTTTTTTTCGAAAATATTTTCAATAGGCTTTTTATTAAGTTTTTTGGGTGTGTTTTATATTTATCTATTTTTCAAGCATGTGAAATTCTCGTTTTTTAGTTCCGTTTTTTTGAGTTTTTATATGTTTTTGGTGATGTTTGTTTGGTCTCATTATTTTTTTGGAAATTTTAATTATTTTCAATTTTTATCTCCATTGGTTAATATAATTTTTTCGTTTTTTTATCCTTTGGAGATTTTTTTGCATTTGATAGGATTCGGAGGTGTTTTTGATGATTTTATTTTGAAATATCTCTCTTTGGGAAGCGAATTTTATGAAGTGAAGATATCTTTTGTTTGGGTGGTTATATTTGGTATTATGTCGCTTTTGGCTTTTTTTAGTAAATATCTTTTTTATGGTATAAATTTATTAGCGTTTTTTATAGTTATTTTGGCGATTTAA
- a CDS encoding IGHMBP2 family helicase yields the protein MKYIFENEQEYKEYFSELIEKERNAEKEFHINEIKRLSGTERQKRGRAVLGLRMRFVGEFLDFKIYRFNRNNMPEHQIKVGDIVLVSKGEPLKFSQEATVSAVGKNFIEVYSKEQIFRSKLYRLDLYVNDITFKRMQKALDIVAEKKSLFDTQILIGKKQPEIKSVNITSETLNSSQNEALKKAVNSEVFLIHGPPGTGKTTTLAEVIKQNIGKKILVSADSNVAVDNVLEKLKDYNVVRIGHPAKIESNLMKYSLDVKIRRDKRYKEVEKLIKKIDDLKYLQEKRCKKPTPGRRRGMSDEEILELAKKGKGKRGVKAEWIKEMAEWIKIQQNINKLYDKKNAIVEEIMNDILEKADVIFSTNSGAGSEFLENREFDVVFIDEAAQAMEPSSLIALVKGKRVVFAGDHKQLPPTILSNDERLKVSIFERFSHIYPEAMHTLEIQYRMNEKINNFPSCEFYDCKVKTFEEIKNITIEDLGIKESEKFAGFEPYVFFDTCGKFLEKVKKDSPSKYNPLEAEFVKELVKEFLDKGAKEEHIGVITPYKDHEEYIKNLLEKENVRIEVKSVDGFQGREKEIIIVSLVRANDKEEIGFLSDVRRLNVAITRPKRKLIIIGDAKTLKVHKTYENLIEYVKKNGVYKEIN from the coding sequence TTGAAATATATATTTGAAAACGAACAGGAATATAAGGAATATTTTAGCGAGCTTATCGAAAAAGAAAGAAACGCCGAAAAAGAATTTCATATTAATGAGATTAAACGTCTAAGCGGGACTGAGAGACAAAAAAGAGGCCGTGCGGTTTTGGGCCTTAGAATGAGATTTGTCGGGGAATTTTTGGATTTTAAAATTTATCGCTTCAATAGAAACAATATGCCCGAACATCAAATAAAAGTGGGAGATATCGTACTTGTTAGCAAGGGTGAGCCTTTAAAATTTTCCCAAGAAGCGACCGTTAGTGCGGTAGGAAAAAACTTTATAGAAGTTTATAGTAAAGAGCAAATTTTTAGGAGCAAACTATACAGACTTGATTTGTATGTAAATGATATTACTTTTAAAAGAATGCAAAAAGCTCTTGATATCGTAGCCGAAAAAAAATCTCTTTTTGACACTCAAATTTTAATAGGTAAAAAACAGCCAGAGATAAAAAGTGTGAATATTACAAGCGAAACATTAAACTCTTCTCAAAACGAAGCTTTAAAAAAGGCTGTAAATTCGGAAGTGTTTTTGATTCACGGGCCTCCTGGGACGGGTAAGACTACGACACTTGCGGAAGTAATCAAACAAAATATTGGCAAAAAGATTTTGGTGAGTGCGGATAGTAACGTAGCTGTTGATAACGTGCTTGAAAAATTAAAAGATTATAATGTCGTAAGAATAGGTCATCCTGCTAAAATCGAAAGTAATTTGATGAAATACTCTTTGGATGTAAAAATCAGACGCGATAAGAGATACAAAGAGGTTGAAAAACTTATCAAAAAAATAGACGATTTGAAGTATCTTCAAGAAAAAAGATGTAAAAAACCGACTCCAGGTAGAAGAAGAGGGATGAGTGACGAAGAGATTTTAGAACTTGCAAAAAAAGGCAAAGGAAAAAGAGGTGTTAAGGCCGAATGGATAAAAGAGATGGCCGAGTGGATAAAAATACAGCAAAATATCAATAAGCTGTATGATAAAAAAAATGCAATTGTAGAAGAGATAATGAATGATATTTTGGAAAAAGCCGATGTGATTTTTTCTACCAATTCGGGTGCCGGAAGTGAATTTTTGGAAAATAGAGAGTTTGACGTGGTATTTATCGACGAAGCGGCGCAGGCTATGGAGCCGAGCTCTCTTATTGCTCTTGTAAAAGGAAAAAGAGTCGTTTTTGCGGGAGACCATAAACAACTGCCTCCTACCATTTTGAGTAATGATGAGAGATTAAAAGTTAGTATTTTCGAGAGGTTTTCTCATATTTATCCCGAAGCTATGCATACTCTTGAAATTCAATATAGAATGAATGAGAAAATAAACAATTTTCCGAGTTGCGAATTTTATGATTGTAAAGTCAAAACTTTCGAAGAGATTAAAAATATTACTATTGAAGATTTAGGCATTAAAGAAAGTGAAAAATTCGCAGGTTTCGAGCCGTATGTATTTTTTGACACTTGTGGTAAATTTTTGGAAAAAGTAAAAAAAGATTCTCCATCAAAATATAACCCTTTAGAAGCGGAATTTGTAAAAGAGCTTGTGAAGGAATTTTTGGATAAGGGAGCAAAAGAAGAGCATATCGGAGTAATAACTCCTTATAAAGACCACGAAGAATACATTAAAAATCTGCTTGAAAAAGAGAATGTTCGTATAGAAGTGAAATCGGTAGATGGTTTTCAAGGTAGGGAAAAAGAGATTATTATTGTTAGTTTGGTAAGAGCGAACGATAAAGAAGAAATTGGATTTTTGAGCGATGTAAGACGTCTAAACGTAGCAATAACAAGACCTAAAAGAAAACTTATAATAATCGGAGATGCAAAAACTCTAAAAGTACATAAAACTTATGAAAATTTGATTGAGTATGTTAAGAAAAACGGAGTTTATAAAGAGATAAACTAA